One Chaetodon trifascialis isolate fChaTrf1 chromosome 13, fChaTrf1.hap1, whole genome shotgun sequence DNA segment encodes these proteins:
- the klf5a gene encoding Krueppel-like factor 5 — translation MAATLTMSGGGGQEDPFYPLQKATLPAGFPLEDSALFGLDCKITDKTGQNDYTQEKCEMDRYLSPQSLPLPPAADGQQKSQRDSQSVVDHFFTDDHAGAPYTLNMNLYLPDAAYVRMGLCQQVRPPQHQNHTGLTQIKTESASPCFSPSLQLHCPNATPASSCGTSGHGPSSVAMETSAINMTLTGLPDFTSVFNQSGGSRGVDSVQEVFIKQEMSSQFEQHALHHHDNGGSLFQLLNSGLDHHHGNGMEAQHHHHHHHQQQQQIQHTPTSTIHAPFHDLPVASSASQQEETAKPAYCGLGGGAYTHPQHAQAHPHFLQQQVPYLPPSPPNSEPGSPDRQKEALHTMSPPPSYAATIASKLAGGTPGLGPGPGPGGLALPLTTGPTPVPGQAAGLPQAPAATPAPTPAQTTVPARYNRRNNPDLEKRRIHHCDYPGCKKVYTKSSHLKAHLRTHTGEKPYRCTWDCCDWRFARSDELTRHYRKHTGAKPFQCAVCSRSFSRSDHLALHMKRHQN, via the exons ATGGCCGCGACACTCACGAtgagcggcggcggcgggcAGGAGGATCCCTTCTATCCGCTGCAGAAGGCGACTCTGCCCGCTGGATTCCCTCTGGAGGACTCGGCGTTGTTCGGCTTGGATTGCAAGATCACAGACAAGACTGGACAAAACGACTACACTCAG GAAAAGTGTGAGATGGACAGGTATCTCTCCCCCCAGTCTCTTCCCCTTCCACCTGCTGCAGACGGCCAGCAGAAGTCGCagagagacagtcagtcagtggtggATCACTTCTTCACCGACGATCATGCTGGGGCTCCTTACACCCTCAACATGAATCTGTACCTCCCCGACGCCGCCTACGTGAGGATGGGCTTGTGTCAGCAGGTGCGGCCCCCTCAGCACCAGAACCACACGGGTCTTACCCAAATCAAAACAGAATCTGCCTCCCCGTGTTTCTCTCCCAGCCTACAGCTGCACTGCCCCAACGCTACGCCCGCCAGTAGCTGCGGCACGTCCGGGCATGGCCCCAGCAGCGTTGCCATGGAAACCTCAGCCATAAACATGACGCTGACGGGGTTGCCAGACTTCACCAGTGTTTTCAACCAGTCGGGAGGCAGCCGCGGCGTCGATTCAGTGCAGGAAGTGTTCATCAAACAGGAAATGTCATCACAGTTCGAGCAGCACGCTCTCCACCACCATGACAACGGCGGCTCGCTCTTTCAGCTACTAAACTCTGGCTTGGACCATCACCATGGCAATGGTATGGAGgctcagcatcatcatcatcatcatcatcagcagcagcagcagatacaaCACACTCCCACTTCCACCATCCACGCACCTTTCCACGATTTGCCGGTAGCTTCTTCTGCATCTCAACAAGAGGAGACTGCCAAGCCTGCCTACTGCGGCCTGGGCGGCGGGGCGTACACGCATCCTCAGCATGCTCAGGCGCACCCCcatttcctccagcagcaggtgcCCTACCTGCCACCCTCGCCGCCAAACTCGGAGCCCGGCAGCCCTGACAGGCAGAAGGAGGCGCTCCACACCATGTCCCCGCCTCCCTCATACGCAGCCACCATCGCCTCCAAGTTGGCAGGTGGCACCCCTGGACTCGGCCCCGGCCCGGGACCGGGCGGCCTGGCCCTGCCCCTCACTACAGGTCCAACGCCGGTCCCAGGCCAAGCCGCAGGCCTTCCCCAAGCCCCTGCAGCGACTCCAGCCCCAACCCCAGCTCAGACCACCGTGCCTGCCCGCTACAACCGGAGGAACAACCCGGACTTGGAGAAACGGCGGATCCACCACTGTGATTACCCAG GCTGCAAGAAGGTCTACACCAAGTCGTCCCATCTGAAAGCCCACCTCAGGACTCACACGG GTGAGAAGCCCTACAGGTGCACGTGGGACTGCTGCGACTGGCGTTTCGCTCGTTCGGATGAGCTGACGCGCCATTACCGGAAGCACACCGGCGCCAAACCCTTCCAGTGCGCCGTCTGCTCGCGCTCCTTCTCCCGATCCGACCACCTCGCCCTGCACATGAAGAGGCACCAGAACTAG